One genomic segment of Paenibacillus xylanexedens includes these proteins:
- a CDS encoding TIGR04086 family membrane protein: MQLIRRLVSFRVSNPILSGLCQAFVWMFIGAFILSLFLWMSGMREQDLSLYTYVVHGLSLLVGGFVAGKRSGEKGWYYGGITGIVYGLLVLLIGFLALDASFNWKDSLQLLSAFFISALGGMFGVNTHRS; encoded by the coding sequence ATGCAATTGATCCGCCGCTTGGTTTCGTTTCGAGTGTCCAATCCGATTCTGTCAGGCCTCTGTCAGGCTTTTGTATGGATGTTTATCGGGGCATTTATTCTCTCCTTGTTTCTCTGGATGAGCGGAATGCGGGAACAGGACCTCTCGTTGTATACCTATGTTGTTCATGGCTTGTCATTATTGGTTGGTGGTTTTGTGGCAGGCAAACGTTCAGGTGAAAAAGGATGGTACTACGGAGGGATTACCGGAATCGTATATGGACTCCTTGTGCTGTTGATCGGATTTCTCGCGCTGGATGCTTCGTTTAATTGGAAGGATAGTTTACAACTGCTTAGCGCGTTCTTCATTTCAGCTCTCGGTGGCATGTTCGGTGTTAATACGCATCGCTCCTAA
- the yajC gene encoding preprotein translocase subunit YajC, giving the protein MFQGMTLAGAQGGGIVSLIVPLVLMVAIFYFLMIRPQNKKQKQRNSMLSQLKKGDKIVTIGGLHGTIAEITDDVVVLRVNDVTKLTFDRNAISTAVARDTAVE; this is encoded by the coding sequence ATGTTTCAGGGAATGACTCTAGCAGGAGCGCAAGGAGGTGGAATCGTATCATTGATTGTACCTTTGGTACTCATGGTTGCGATTTTCTACTTCTTGATGATTCGTCCACAGAACAAAAAGCAAAAGCAACGGAATTCCATGCTGAGCCAATTGAAAAAGGGCGATAAAATTGTAACGATTGGTGGCCTTCACGGTACGATCGCTGAGATTACGGACGATGTGGTTGTATTGCGTGTAAACGATGTAACTAAGCTTACATTTGATCGTAATGCAATCAGCACGGCTGTAGCTCGTGATACAGCTGTTGAATAG
- the tgt gene encoding tRNA guanosine(34) transglycosylase Tgt translates to MAAITYEHIKTCKQSGARLGRVHTPHGVIETPTFMPVGTQATVKTMSPEELKEMDAQIILSNTYHLFLRPGHEIIREAGGLHKFMNWDRPILTDSGGFQVFSLSEMRKITEEGVNFRSHLNGDKKFLSPEVAMEIQNALGSDIMMAFDECPPYPAEYEYVKKSLERTSRWAERCLESHARPHDQGLFAIVQGGMHEDLRRQSAADLTSMDFPGYAIGGLSVGEPKHLMYGVLDYTLPLLPSNKPRYLMGVGSPDALIEGSIRGVDMFDCVLPTRIARNGTTMTSQGRLVVRNAKFATDFGPLDPECDCYTCRNYSRAYLRHLIKADETFGLRLTTIHNLHFLQNLMRNVRKAIMEDRLLDFRDEFFDQYGLHDNDKGF, encoded by the coding sequence ATGGCAGCAATTACGTATGAACATATCAAAACTTGCAAACAATCCGGTGCACGTCTGGGACGTGTACATACACCTCACGGTGTTATTGAGACACCAACCTTTATGCCTGTAGGTACACAGGCGACTGTCAAAACAATGAGCCCTGAAGAATTGAAAGAAATGGATGCTCAGATTATTTTGAGTAATACCTATCACCTGTTTCTGAGACCAGGACATGAAATCATCCGTGAAGCTGGCGGATTGCACAAATTCATGAACTGGGATCGTCCAATCCTGACGGACAGCGGCGGATTCCAAGTGTTTTCTCTTAGCGAGATGCGCAAAATTACGGAAGAAGGCGTTAACTTCCGTTCTCATCTGAATGGAGACAAAAAGTTCCTTTCTCCTGAGGTGGCGATGGAAATCCAGAATGCACTTGGCTCCGATATTATGATGGCTTTTGATGAATGCCCACCGTATCCGGCTGAATATGAATATGTAAAAAAATCACTCGAAAGAACAAGCCGCTGGGCAGAACGTTGTCTCGAAAGTCACGCTCGTCCGCATGACCAAGGTCTGTTTGCCATCGTACAGGGAGGCATGCATGAAGATCTTCGCCGTCAGAGCGCCGCAGATTTGACTTCCATGGATTTCCCGGGGTATGCTATTGGTGGACTGAGTGTTGGAGAACCGAAACATTTGATGTATGGTGTACTGGATTATACGTTACCTTTGTTGCCGTCCAATAAACCACGTTATTTGATGGGGGTAGGTTCGCCCGATGCGTTGATTGAGGGATCAATTCGTGGAGTGGACATGTTCGACTGTGTTCTGCCAACTCGGATTGCCCGTAACGGAACAACGATGACCAGCCAAGGACGTCTGGTAGTTCGTAATGCCAAGTTTGCAACTGATTTTGGGCCACTTGACCCTGAATGTGATTGCTACACTTGTCGCAACTATTCCAGAGCTTATCTGCGTCATTTGATCAAAGCAGATGAAACATTTGGCCTGCGTTTGACAACGATCCATAATCTTCATTTCTTGCAGAATTTGATGCGTAATGTACGTAAAGCCATTATGGAAGATCGTTTGCTTGATTTCCGGGATGAATTTTTCGATCAATATGGTCTTCATGACAATGACAAAGGTTTCTGA
- the queA gene encoding tRNA preQ1(34) S-adenosylmethionine ribosyltransferase-isomerase QueA, with the protein MNVNLYDFELPEQLIAQTPLLDRTASRLLTLNKDSGEINHQTFPDIIDFLNPGDTLILNDTRVLPARLFGTKEDTGAKAEVLLLKNVEGDKWEALVKPGKKLKAGSVIVFGDELKAIIEEEGEMGARTLTFTYDGIFQEILDRLGEMPLPPYIKETLDDRERYQTVYAKHEGSAAAPTAGLHFTDDLLDQIRAKGVNVAFITLHVGLGTFRPMSVDVVEDHVMHEEYYSLSQETADLINQTKENGHRVFAVGTTSCRTLETVGSKFENGILQASSGWTSIFIYPGYSFKVIDGMLTNFHLPKSTLVMLVSALAGREHIMQAYEEAIQEKYRFFSFGDAMLIY; encoded by the coding sequence ATGAATGTGAACTTATATGATTTTGAATTACCAGAGCAATTGATAGCACAGACGCCGTTGCTTGATCGCACGGCATCGCGTTTGCTCACCTTGAACAAAGATAGTGGTGAGATTAATCATCAAACGTTTCCTGATATTATCGATTTTCTGAATCCCGGTGATACATTGATTCTGAATGATACACGTGTTCTACCAGCCCGTCTGTTCGGTACAAAGGAAGATACCGGAGCAAAAGCGGAAGTGTTATTGCTCAAAAATGTGGAAGGCGACAAGTGGGAAGCACTGGTTAAGCCGGGTAAAAAGCTGAAAGCCGGTTCAGTCATCGTATTTGGTGATGAATTGAAGGCAATCATTGAAGAAGAGGGCGAGATGGGGGCACGTACACTTACGTTTACGTATGATGGAATCTTCCAAGAGATTCTGGATCGTCTTGGTGAGATGCCGTTGCCACCTTATATCAAAGAGACATTGGATGACCGCGAACGGTACCAGACCGTGTATGCCAAGCATGAAGGGTCGGCGGCTGCACCTACAGCGGGACTGCACTTTACGGATGATTTGTTGGATCAGATTCGAGCCAAGGGCGTAAATGTCGCCTTCATTACGCTTCATGTAGGACTAGGAACATTCAGACCAATGTCGGTTGATGTTGTTGAAGATCATGTTATGCATGAGGAGTATTACTCCTTGTCACAAGAAACGGCAGATCTGATTAACCAGACCAAAGAGAATGGACACCGTGTTTTTGCGGTTGGGACAACGAGCTGCCGGACTTTGGAAACGGTAGGCAGCAAATTTGAAAATGGAATACTGCAAGCGAGCAGCGGATGGACCAGCATTTTCATCTATCCGGGCTATTCCTTCAAAGTGATCGATGGGATGCTTACGAATTTTCATCTCCCGAAATCCACGTTGGTTATGTTGGTTAGTGCACTAGCAGGCAGGGAACATATTATGCAGGCATATGAGGAAGCCATCCAAGAGAAATACCGGTTCTTCAGCTTCGGCGATGCCATGTTGATATATTAG